Proteins found in one bacterium genomic segment:
- the cmr3 gene encoding type III-B CRISPR module-associated protein Cmr3, whose amino-acid sequence MSLYVYIEPRDTVFFRDNRPFDAGVDTIAESIIPSPLTLFGVIGNYYLDINGISLKDFKDNGNTKLGNYDPELKNTRLKIKGPFFEYDEKVYLSTPANIWASGAESYVLKPRDRNNLEWDITQPDLQSLEIPRFGYGIQPETLGGFLSLEGIRQYLSMDEIDIYNNGKKEEDLFIKENRYGHQLNDFSQTVEEGQLYSARHIRFKDSLSNKKINKTKFMLVVDGLEGSDFTEKVTRVGGEGKLTGIYTEEKNEKLIPDNNRVLEKIKKGKKFLLYFITPAIFKEGWDRNWPVEFKDTKMVGACVNKPVFISGWQKSGKGMKGNPRSLFKTVPAGSVYFFKADTWDDNSFQALYEKYNFRESLSDFYPCAGFGTALIGAW is encoded by the coding sequence ATGTCTTTATATGTTTACATTGAACCGCGGGACACCGTTTTTTTTAGGGATAATCGTCCTTTTGATGCTGGAGTAGACACAATTGCTGAATCAATAATCCCCTCTCCATTAACTCTGTTTGGAGTAATTGGAAACTATTATCTCGATATTAATGGAATATCATTAAAGGATTTTAAAGATAACGGTAATACTAAACTTGGCAACTATGATCCTGAGCTTAAGAATACCCGTTTAAAAATTAAAGGCCCGTTTTTTGAATATGATGAAAAAGTATATTTATCGACACCGGCCAATATATGGGCATCGGGAGCAGAGTCTTATGTTTTAAAACCAAGGGATAGAAATAATTTAGAGTGGGATATCACTCAGCCTGATTTGCAGTCACTGGAAATTCCAAGATTCGGATATGGAATCCAACCTGAAACATTGGGAGGCTTTCTTTCTTTAGAAGGTATTCGTCAATATTTATCTATGGATGAGATTGATATATATAATAATGGGAAGAAAGAAGAAGATTTATTTATAAAAGAAAATCGATATGGTCACCAACTAAACGATTTTTCCCAAACTGTAGAGGAAGGACAGTTATATTCGGCAAGACATATTAGATTTAAGGATAGCTTATCTAATAAAAAAATTAATAAAACTAAGTTTATGCTTGTAGTAGACGGACTTGAGGGATCAGATTTTACAGAAAAGGTGACACGCGTTGGTGGTGAAGGTAAATTAACAGGAATTTATACTGAAGAAAAAAATGAAAAATTAATTCCTGATAACAACAGAGTGTTAGAAAAAATAAAAAAAGGGAAAAAATTTCTGTTGTATTTTATTACGCCAGCTATATTTAAGGAAGGATGGGATAGAAATTGGCCGGTTGAATTTAAAGATACAAAAATGGTTGGAGCATGTGTCAATAAACCTGTTTTTATTAGCGGTTGGCAGAAAAGTGGAAAGGGAATGAAAGGGAATCCTCGTTCGTTATTTAAAACGGTTCCAGCAGGCAGTGTTTATTTTTTTAAAGCCGACACTTGGGATGACAATAGTTTCCAAGCT